DNA from Drosophila busckii strain San Diego stock center, stock number 13000-0081.31 chromosome 2R, ASM1175060v1, whole genome shotgun sequence:
CTTGAATAAATGTAACTGACTGAATCAACATAAAGGGGGTGCCTAGGCAATCAACCTTGTGATAAGAATGCATATTGTTCAGACAGCAAGCTCATGACACGaagaaacataaatttataaaaaaaaatcttttcaaTAACAATATGTGCTTGCCTTTCGTTTAACAAGATAATTCATATTACGCGCTTCGTCAATTTCGTGCCTTTTGTTATGCTCACGCACCGTCTCTAATTTActgagaaaatattttttcgtgctctctctctcacttgcAGCCAGCTGATCGTGCCGCTCAAAGGTTTtacttgcattaaatttaattgaaactgaaTACACTGCATAATAAATCTCTTAATTGACGCCAAGTGGTACCGTTATACTTGAACTTACCGGCGTCTTTGTTGGATttcaatgtatgtatgtctttATACAGTAAATGCAGTCTATCTTGTGTTTTGATCAATGCAATAAACATACATCCTCTAATGCACAAGCGTCATTGTGCGGCCTTTTTTGCTACAGTGCAATCTgcaatgtataataataattgcgtAGTTTAGTTGTATTAAATGTAGACATCAATCAAAAAtacttatataatatatatactataaattatagttttaaattaatttcttttctatCTAACACTCTTAGCACCATCTATTAACATTGCAAGGCTACTCTTTGAAAGACCTTGGCACATACTCTAATTGGCCCATTTGGAGTTTTTATTCAAGTTTACTTAAACAATAGATGAAATTCAATAACATTTGCATTCCTTCACACTTTTATGACTTCTTTACTAGTCCACAGTACTCACCAAATACCTGCAAGCGCTTTCGCTTCTACTGGGGTGTTTTGTTGGAGtattaagtaaatttgttCACTTTTATTGGATTATATTTTGACATCAACAAAAGTTAGCTAGTTAGTGTTATAAAACGCCGAGTAACATACAAACATTTGATAAATAGAGTTGTGTGGTGGCTTGTCGATATCAAATCATGAAAGAGAAAGTTTAACCATTACACAAAAGTTCGGCcactattaaaaatttaaattaaagagtATGTGCTCAAATGGATTTTAAGCTGCGTAGCGCTATTTTTGAGTTGCttataaacttatataaacaatttaaagcatcAAAAAcgactgcaaatatttaaaaagcgctgcgcagcaatagcaatacaAAGATACagttttattgcaaaaaacgCTAAATGCGGTAACCCTGCATACAAccctaaaaaaaataaacaatccCATTAGTTGGCAGTTAGAGCAGTATGAAGAGTTTGGACGAAATTAAATTGGAATATCCGCTGCACTGGCAGATTTGGAACGGAAATGTGAAGCAACTGGAGCAAGAATTACAATTGGAGAAGGTGTGTGGCTATGCGACAGATGAGTATGACAAGGGATATGCTGGGTGTGGCATTGCTTTTTTTAATGGGGGTTCGACGACATACAGGTGTATGTGTTTAAGGGCTGCTAATTGAATTAGCGGCGCTGAAACTCTAAGGGCaagaaataacaacaaaggtTGTAATTTTCAGATTGATAAGGAAAAAATCGATGTACGCGGCCGCACACCTTTGATGCTGGCAGTGCGTTTGGCGAATCTACAATGTGTAAAGTGCCTTTTAGCAtccaaatgcaatgcaaccTATGAGCATGCCGGCTGGTCAAGTGAGTATCTAAATAATATTCAACAGTTTATATTCaactttaattgtaatttcCTAACTGTTGTTTTGCAGTTGTGCAAGAAGCTGTTTGCACTGGTGATGAGGATATACTGACTGCCATTATTGAGGTACGCGACTTGCAGCGTCATGTGCAGCGTGTCACACATGTGCCTAAGCTGTTGCAACATCTACTAGATGCGCCcgatttttatatagaaatgaaATGGGAGTTTACTTCGTGGGTGCCCCTGATGTCGCGTCTCTGTCCCAGCGATACCTACAAGGTATATAAACGCGGAGCCAATGTGCGCATCGATACCACGCTGATTGGTTTTGATAACAACAGCTGGCAGCGTGGCAATCGTTCCTACATCTTTAAAGGCGGCAGTAAGttaaactgtaactgtaacaattgttacattaattaaacacatttgctgtttgcagaGGAAACTGCTACCATGATTGAGATTGATCATGACACACATGAAGTGATGGTGGAGCAGATGAGCAGCGATGTTGGCGATGTAGTAGCCATACCACCAGCTCTAGGAACTGTGCGTGCTCGTCTAGCTGCTCCTGTTATTACCAACAACATTGAAATGGAGAAGATAAGCTTTGAGCGCAACAAATCTGGCATTTGGGGCTGGCGCAGCGAAAAGTCTGAGCTAATCAATGGCTACAATTGCAAAGTCTACGGTGCTAGTAATGTTGAGTTTGTCACAAAGACACGTATGGATCATCTAAGCGAGGAGCAAATAAAAGTATACTACAATGtctttagcaaatttaaaaaacttttataatatgttcaatattaaagttgaattttttgcaGAATAAGACAGCCCGCACGCCACTGCACAGTCTGCTAGGCATTGGGGATGAGGaatacacagacacagctgGTTCTATTAAGGAGCGCGTAAGCACAAAAAGGTTCCAATTGTTTTTAGTCTATATTTCTTATGTTCTTTACTTGATTTAGCAGACACCTTCTCCACGCTCGGAAGCCGCTGCTGCAGGTTTTATTGAGAATGGCGGCCGCACGTCACCCGCTGTGGTCGCTGAGAGCAATGGTAGCTCAGCTTGTGGCTCAGGCGCCAGCACGCCACTTTCCATGATCACGCCCGAGGAGTACTTTAGTGCTGATGTGAATCTGCATGGGCGCGATATTGGCAAACCAAAGAATGAAAGCACAAAGGTGCAACGCTTTAAGGCCAATCTTTGGCTGGCCGAGGAGCATCCCATACGGCTGCAAGAGCAAGTACTGCCCATATTGGATTTAATGTCTACTATGGCCAGTCCGCATGTCTCTAAGCTGAAAGACTTTATAACCATGCAACTGCCATCCGGTTTTCCAGTCAAAGTTGAAATACCGCTCTTCCATGTGCTCAATGCCTGCATTACTTTTGGCAACGTTTTTGCCATGACCAGTCCAGTGGACAATGTGTCCACGCTGCAAGAGGAGGATCGCGTTACCTGCTTGGTAGACGATCGCTGCTTTGATATACCCGGCAATTATGTAAGTCGTGGTGGCGATGCTCGGCGCCAAATGCCCTTGGATGAGGACGATATGCTGCAATATGCTATTGAGCAAAGTCTGGCCGAGACCGGTAACGCTGGCGGTGCCTGTGGTCTGGATCAGGACACCGACAAAGTTGATATATGGGAGGTGTTGCGCGGTCAGCATGCCACGGGCACTGAACTCTTGCCTGAGGATGATGAACAGCTGCAGCGGTGAGTAACGCTCTTTTATGTTTAACGCTCTCTTAATTGAAAGTTTGCGGCGTGACTTATTGCTAGTAATGCACGCTCCTCTCCGCTTGCTAATAAACGCACCATGTTGCCGCCGCATCAGCGTTGTGGGCGTTACTCGCCCGCTCAACACTTGGCGCCGCCGGTGCTAGAGCCGCAGCAGCGAGGTCGCTCTCATTCGGCAGGCGCGCAGTTTAAAAATGAACTCAACTATATGAAGAAAATCTTCAAATAGTTTCACTTTACTTTCTTTATTGCTAGTCCATACTTTATCCCCGCTTTATGTGctcgtatgcgtgtgtgtgttttctctCTTTGCTATTTACAGCGTGCTGCAAGAGTCGATGTTGGGTGCTCATGGTACCAGCGGTTCGCCTGTCTctgaggatgatgatgatggcggCTTTCGTTACATGGACTCGGATCTAGCAATGGCCATGCGTCTCTCGCAGCAGGACCAACATAAATACGAGCTGGAGAGGCAGCGTGAGCAGGAGATGATTGAGCAGGCACTCAAGCTTAGCCTGGAGGAGCATTAACCAAACCCACAGCggcaaatcaatcaatcaatcaatgagTCAACTTTAAGTCTACCGCTTATCATAGTCAAGCGAAtgatcatttttttttatatagctcCACTTTGTCGATAccaaaattctaaaattgtttataaatctagctgtaaatttttacttaagttgtatatttgtttaaattatttttctaaaacacttttgttgattttgaaCTGCTGCTATGCACTCAACGCATAAAAAGCAGCATccttatttttattgtgatATGTAACtaaaacaagcaagcaaaacactAAAGATTTAACTCTCCCTTGTCCCAATCGCGGTCTCAAATCGTAACAAAGTCTCACAACTACATTACATTACTttacaaacatataaatagaGTAAATAGATTATCTAAAGTGTATACcacattataaatttattttattcatatgtaGGCATAGCTTTTGCTAACCTACAAGATTGTAAAAGTTTTCTAAGCGAACTGCTAACTgtttattgttgaaattgtCAATCGCCAGAACAGAAGAGACAAAGCAAgagcgtgtgtgtatgtttctCTTAACATTCTGatttatttgataaattatatataatatatatatatatatatatacatatatgtgtatatatactctatatgtattttgtaaactgcattaacattattttaatactaatgcgtacatttatttttgtgtaaatgaaaatatacaGAAAAAATATACCtaactaatataaaaataaacataaaactgcgcattttggttttattgaCTTTATTTGTTACATTTACTAATTAGCATACATTTACCATatgtttatgatttttttcttacaagttgctaaaaaaaattaagcaaattttatgaCTATCGACATTATACGTACAAAAAACATGGCTGCATACTTACAACTAAAGTCTTACAAACTCTTtggataaatatatatacatacaaatagaAAACAGAATTGATAAAAATTCAGCAGGGTATTAAATGCCTTTGTCAGTGAGCGGCCAATTAAGCTTTTGGCAAAACTATACAAGGTTGAGGTAACTAAGCGACAAACAAACGGAGTATTTTAACTTAAAGAAAGAGCTTAAGCGGCATGCCATTGCGCTCTCTTAAACACAGATTAAAAATGATAATTGTATAAGAGTGTACATCTGGCAACGCTttacgtgtgtgtgcactCTCTTAATTACTAAGTTAAGCTAGTTAAGGTATAGAAGCTTAAGAGTCAAGTCAGCTTGAGTGAGTCGGCATAAGTACGCTCGCTCTTTGATATGAGGATGAGAGCATGACTAAATGTACTTGAAGCACTTTTGTTTATCATGCGGTATGCGCGTCTTAAAGAGTATTGAGTCCGCTCTGTACTGTGTGTTGAGCAGTGGCGTATAGCCAAACACTTGGCTAAAGAAATTGATGCATTTGTGTCGCTCTTGAAAGTGTGTGTCATCCTCACTGAGTGAAACTGGACAGCCGGGGCAGCGGAAAGTCCAGCGTGAGGTGACCTTAACAGGTGGCTTGCGCGTCATATGCGAGACTAGAAAATTCATGGCAATATCCTCACAGTTCATATACTCATCCACCTTGTCACGTATGGCCTGAGGTATATGATAGGTATAAAGATACATGTAGTACTTGTGTATAAAGGCGGCACCAGTCAGCACCATGCTCAGCTCACAGCTGTAGTTGGAATTGTAGTGccacatgttgttgctgctcagaTCCCACGCATGATAGCGTCCCGGAAAGCCAACAACTCGATCGCGATGCTCACGCCAAACACGGAATCCAAAGAGTATTTCGTCGTGGCGTAAATGCGCATCATCATCCACTGATAGCACTGCTTCTGTTTCAATAACATCAAAGGGCAAGAAGCGATTGTTAAGCGAATTGCGTGGCGCACGCACAACGGATACGGGCACGCCTATGTCCGGCCAGCGCAAATCATCCAAAGGCGGCTTGGGTGAGTTCCACACCACCACTACCTTATGCAAATATGGCAAACCATAGAGCCGTCCCAACGAATCCATTAGCACTTGCTCGCGCTCATAGGTAAGCATCACTATAGTGAACTGCTCACGCGGATAGTTGCCGCCCAAAGCTTCGCTGAACTCCTTGCCGGCGCCGCCAATGCCCTTGCCTATGGGTCGAAAGCCTGTATGCGAGCCCATGAACTTTGCCTCTGAGGGCAGTGCAGGATCAAATGGCAGCTGTGGGTAGAGATAGAAAGGATCGAACCAATCGTTCCAAGCCTCCTTCGATTGCAGTCGCAAAATAGTGTAATTACGGCGAAAAGCAGGACTGGGATAAGGCGGCTCTATTGGTCCCAGTGATTCCTCCGGCTCCGTATCCATACCCACTGGCGGCTCGGACTTTAGCGGTATAAAGCTGCTGTTGAACACACTTTGCGCTATAATATTGACCACTGGACGTGGCGGTATGCCAAGACGATCACGCAAACTGGCAATCAATGTGTCCACTGTTGCTTGCACAGAGCTAAGATAACGCTCCCAGATGAGGCGCCCTTGACGACGCAGTAGTAGCAAGTCCGCATCTTGCACGGCACGCAGCAGAAAATGCAGCTCTGTGATGCGCGCTTTAGGCAACAACACTGCCACACGACGCCAATCAATGGTCTCAGCATAGGGTAGACGCAGCTCGTCGGCACCCAGAATGACGGGTACAGCACCCGAGCGTAGCGCTTCAAAAAGACGCGCCAACATCAAAGTGGAGCTAACACGTGCACCCAACGGCGGCAGTATAAGAGCAAATGTAGAATCcttgagcagctgcttgcgAGAGGATTCAGTACCGCATAGCGTCCAGTCTACCAAGGCAAGTTCCTGATGCTGCTCTATAGCCGGAACACACTCAAACTGCAGCTGAAACTGATCCTGTGTAGCGCCATGTGACATGTCCTTTAAATGTTCCAAAATAAAGTCATCTAGTGGTTGAGCAGCAGTCTGTACTATGCCTGTTGGACGTAGTTCACCTTGAAAGGACAACAAATACTTGCGCCGTGCTGGCAACATGCTGGCACACTCCTGCCACACATCACCGCCAGGTGGTCCCAATATGGGTGGCACTATGAGATCATAGCCTGGACGAAACTGGTTGCGCTCAAAGCTGCTTTGCACCACAATGGCACGCATGGTGTTCTGACCCAGCAAAGGGTTGTTACGCGTGGAACTCAAGTCGCGTCGCGCGAGATTCAGCAACACATGATTGCGTCCATCGCCTCCCCAATAGGGCAGCGCGTAAAGCTTTTGCATATCAATGGGTGACTCTTTGTGCTGCTTGTCGTTCGCAGCTGTGGCGCGTTGCTGATGCTCAGCCTCTTGTGCAGCATAACGATTGTTTCGCAGCAAATCCTGTTCCAAGAGCGCTTCACCCACGAGCACTAAATAGATGCAAGCCTGCTTGGGTTCACGCACTATGTGTGCATTGTAGCCTAGAGTTTGCTTGAGTGTAGTCTTCAGAAAGCCGTCTATATCGTAGCCCGCACGCTGCACGCTATGGACATCTGGATCGTAGAGATAAACTGGAAAGCCAGAGGTTAGACTGCAGCGCGAGTGATCAAAGCAATTGTGCATTTCGCAAGCGTCGGATACGTCGCTGCCAACGGCAAGCATCTTGCGTGGTAGCACGCTGGGCAATAGTGTGCGTGGCAGCGCCAGTTCGGGCGTATTGCGTTGCACAGCTTCTTGTTGCGCAACCTGCGCCTGCTCCACGCTGATTTTTAGGCGCTCCAACTCTGTTTGTTCGCGCAATAACTCTTGCTTGAGCTCTTCAATCTTTTGATTATACTGACTGATGTCGGATTGCAGCTTTTGTCGACGTGATTCCAGTTCGCGCAGCTCCACGGACACGGTGCTCTGCATATAAATGCTTGTTGAAAAcgtttgctttcttttgctACAGACTTACCTTTATTCGTAGCATCTCTTCAATGCGCATCTTCAAATCGCTTGCGCGCATAGCACTGAAATCTTCATAAGCATCCAGCAGTGGTCGACTGCGATGTACATCTGTTGGCTGTGCATCTTGCTCGGCCTGCAATCATggtttacatacataaaatattttaagttattcATTTACTTACACTCAGCAATCTGCGATGGGCTAACAGTGGAAGCAGCACCAAGAGCAGAAGTATTATTATAGCCAGCTTGTAGTGACGACAGCGCCGCATCCATGAGATACTTATGTTGTGCCTTGCATTCGGACCAGCTGTTATCAGTACCTGCTTTTCCTTGCCACTGTCCATGTCCAATGGTTTGTCCAGGTCAAAGGCCACGGACATAACCCAGCTTGCTCTTCCACTTTACAATAATCTTTTCcctaaaaattattgtttatttacaaccaatcttgttttcttttatatagccaagtggatgacagtgtgttgttCGCCGGCGCAGAGTAAAAAATTCGTTAAGATGTGCTACTGACAACATTTCACTATaattctaatttttaataatatatcaataatagtttaattaaatacacattaaTTTCTAAAATGTGTCCAATTCTTGAATTTTCCGCCACAGATTGTTATGACAATGGTATTGTCGATAACAATAGCTCTTATCGTATGCGCAACACACAGCGTTGCCACATTGACGAATCATTCTcagctgttttttgtttacatcAATGCTTGGcggtataaatatttatttgcttatatttgcGTAGTGAAATTTCTCTTGTACAAGGCCAAAACTGCAAATATGTGACTTTACGGTACGTAAGAAACAAATAGGCGTAACACTTTACATTTAATGTGTTTTGAAAATAACAATTTCACTTATGTTAGGCACATACGAACACAACAACGAAAAGAAATACGCAAAAACGATCGTGGTAATCTCACTATGAGCTTTATTGTTGTGCAGCATAAATGTTAAAGGCCGCGCatgcaataataaacacacaagCGCGTATACTTACGTCCCCACTCTGTTTTATCTACTCCCGCGAGCACCCACAACACAGAGACTAGCGTCAAAGCCAGCGTAAAGCAAACCAAAGCTTCTAAGCTTAAGTTAGGCAGTCATTTCGTTAGTCAAACAGCGAACGTCCGCCTGTCAAGTTGTCGCCGGTTTGGTGTGGACGTTTGATGGTTTTAAGTGCGTGGTTCTCGTTTCGTGCCTTTGTTGATGGGAATACAGTAGCACAAGTGTTAAACTgattaaatgattttaaacTCAAACAAAAATCCCGACGAACTCTTGGAATCACCTGATTattcagcaaataaaaaatgggtaaatttgcacaacaaacatttttaagccCAAACTAAACCGGCATTTGTTGACATTCaagttattgttgtaattataAGTATCATCGTTTGATACAAAATCTAATACATACAATATAGATTATGAAGATTCCAAGCTGAGTCTTAAACGTTTTGATTAATGGGATCCATCTGCctttcaattaattacaaactcGTGTAAATACATCCACATATAAATAATCGTGTATATATGCCGGATTTTATTACTCAGAACAAGAAAACATTTATGACactataattaaaagctcTTGTACTTAGGGTAAATGTGAGTTAACTCTTTTAATGTTTGATGCGACtctaatcaaaattaattaaatcaacttTGCGCTTAATTGTAAGTTAACCCTAATGGCTCCTGCCTATTCCTTAGTGTTCTCGCTTAAAAAGCGACTCAGACtagtaattgttgttgttgttgatagtCGTTGACCCCAAACACTTTTGGATTTGGAACGCTTGGCTTATCGAGTGTGGCTCTGTGTGTGGGGGGTGGTACGCCTAATTAGGGGCACATTCATTGCAGTTGTCGATCCACTTGGTACAGTGGGGCCTGTGCGTGTGCTTCCGCCCATGCGCCGAAACTCAGGCTAAGGGGCATGTCTAAGGGATGAAAGGGGCGACCTTTGTGTTGGCAACCGGCCCACAATTACCTTGTTTAATGGGCATCCGCTGTGCGTTGCGCCTGATTCTCTCGAATCACTTTTGATTGAAGCCGCAAGAAACTGGCTCACGGCGCCACGGGGTAATGGATAATGTGCCACATTTGGTCTCTTTGACCCAGTCCATCATGCTGGCCCCCCTCGCGATTACATATAGTACACAACATAATCAAATTCAGTGCACATTGGTCAGTTGGcggctgcagttgttgctggagccaaaatgcatttaaagaTACGACTAACATGTcgtaaatttgaaatttgggGTAAGCaagtgtttgtttatgttgttgttgcctttattGATAAcccacatacataaatatgtataaacacGGTTGTAGTACACACAATTCTTAAGTTATCTTGAGAACGGTAATTCTGCTGTGCTTCGCATTTCAAGTATGGTTAAGCAGTTGCAATAAAACGTAGCTGCCACGATTAATGCAACTTCAGTTTGCTTGCGGCAGTCACAGTGCATAGAGCTCCAGCATTATGGGTAAGTATTCAGTAGTCTCATCATAACGATAAAACATTCAAATTAAGTGTATAACATAACTGCTCCTATGAAAtcttataaacaacaacaaaaatgaacaCCTGTGCTTTAGGCTAAGTTATACGTGACAAAATGACTTAGGACAGTCTTTtcataaatacaaacatttgacaaatctaaataaaatatagttgAAGATGACGAAAaccatttattatttaaaaaattaatttgactcTTTGAATCATGTAAATAATCAAGTGCCGGTGCCCTTCTACGAAACATAAGCCGAAAGCTCGTAAATTCATTCCTTCCACCCTCATTATTTTCTTAATGGCTGAAAAAATAACTGCAAAAAACTATACGATAAAGACtgctaaaaaaaacatttcttGGGGCTCCAAATGTAATACCATGGAATTATTGTCATATAGATTATATATGAACTTCGAAGATAAAGTAATgagctcataaattaaaaagtggCGCCTGCATGTAGTAAAAAGACCAAACTTATGTTCTCTTCAGTAGTTTgctttgaaaaacttttttgtactataaaacataatttgaatttgccgCGTTCACTTTCGATAGCACTGAATTGTCATTTTTTAGGACAAACACTCTTACGACTGAGAGAGTAAACAGTCATAGTTAGCTCATGGCGGGCAACAGACTAGATAAGCAAAGATAGCTCCGCAATTTACCTACTTTACATATTATGGGATTGAAAAGAAtctttaaatgtttgttaatttaataaatttgtttatttgttagttttgttaATGTCGGCAAgtgaaattaaatgccaaaaatgattGTGATTGTTGTATTAcctgttaaacaaaataaaacatcaTAGTCTAAGTAGTCGTGCCATGTAATAATTGtgtgcttgtttgtgtgtgagagagagagaaactgATTGTGAGAGAGTGAACGTGCCAAAGAGAGCGTGGGAGTGACTGTGTTTAAAAAACAGCTGATTTACGCAAGAGCAATTTTAAGCTGGTTTGTAAAGAGCTTTCACTTAAGAGAACATATGAAAATGGCTAGACCTGCTGGacgattttgttttatttttttaattcttctACAAACTGTTACAAACACAAAAGTGTGTGtaattatgtttgtgtgtaaatcacaattgcattgttgcaatgtaaacaattaatattggATTCTATTTCATTTCCGTTACGTTTCGCGCACTGATTTCAACATgacaatatgcaaattgtgaGTATAAATTAGAATTAGAAAGAAGCGTTTGTCTTTTAAATTAACCGTTACAATGCGCTGACATTGAGTGCAAAAACATTGTAACTTAAAATGAGTAAAATGTTTCTACCGTTGATATTATTGacaactaacaaaataaaaatgttttgcaagcataaatttaagacAAACTGGCAAACAAACGCCCAATATTATTGTGCTTATTGGCTTATCTTCATATCAataatgcatacatatgtagataaCTGATAAACGTCAACATATGTTCAAATGCTTATGTGTGCACATCGACAGTGCtgatgcatttaaatattatcgGCAGCTGAGTCATAATTGAAAACGATAAATAAGTTTAAGATTGATTAGAAGCATATGCAGATTGACCAGAAGGCTTAACATGTGTTTAGTATTTCCGCATCGAAGACGAATATGTGGTCT
Protein-coding regions in this window:
- the LOC108596404 gene encoding ankyrin repeat domain-containing protein 13D isoform X4 yields the protein MKSLDEIKLEYPLHWQIWNGNVKQLEQELQLEKIDKEKIDVRGRTPLMLAVRLANLQCVKCLLASKCNATYEHAGWSIVQEAVCTGDEDILTAIIEVRDLQRHVQRVTHVPKLLQHLLDAPDFYIEMKWEFTSWVPLMSRLCPSDTYKVYKRGANVRIDTTLIGFDNNSWQRGNRSYIFKGGKETATMIEIDHDTHEVMVEQMSSDVGDVVAIPPALGTVRARLAAPVITNNIEMEKISFERNKSGIWGWRSEKSELINGYNCKVYGASNVEFVTKTRMDHLSEEQIKNKTARTPLHSLLGIGDEEYTDTAGSIKERTPSPRSEAAAAGFIENGGRTSPAVVAESNGSSACGSGASTPLSMITPEEYFSADVNLHGRDIGKPKNESTKVQRFKANLWLAEEHPIRLQEQVLPILDLMSTMASPHVSKLKDFITMQLPSGFPVKVEIPLFHVLNACITFGNVFAMTSPVDNVSTLQEEDRVTCLVDDRCFDIPGNYVSRGGDARRQMPLDEDDMLQYAIEQSLAETGNAGGACGLDQDTDKVDIWEVLRGQHATGTELLPEDDEQLQRVLQESMLGAHGTSGSPVSEDDDDGGFRYMDSDLAMAMRLSQQDQHKYELERQREQEMIEQALKLSLEEH